In Mercenaria mercenaria strain notata chromosome 13, MADL_Memer_1, whole genome shotgun sequence, the DNA window AGAGTGATATTCTTAAATTTTCTGCCTGGGCCGACAGATGGCTTGTTACATTTAATCCTTCCAAATCGGAATCACTCCTTGTCTCCAGAAAACGAAATACATTTCGTCATCCTGTACTCTCTATGTTTGGGCAGCTAATACCCGAAGTAACTAAACACAAACATCTTGGTGTCTTTCTTTCCAGCAATTGTAGCTGGCACTCACATATTGACTTTATTTTAGACAAAGCATGGAAAAGAGTCAACGTCAAGTTTTCAAACTATCTACACTTCCTTCGTCCGGCCTATTCTCGAATACGCCGATGTTGTTTGGAGTAATTGTACAAATTATGAAGTAGATCAACTTGACAAAATCCAACACGAATGTGCTCGTATAGCTACTGGTGCAACAAAACTAGTTTCCCTTGAAAAACTCCATGAAGAACTCCATAGGAAAGTCTGTCAGAGCGCAGATACAAGCATAGACtcattcttttctttaaaatgtacacAGATAAGACACCTGAATATCTCCCAACTCTAATACCTCATCCAGCTGAGCATCGCtatgatttaagaaatccgaACAATGTACGTGGTATACCGTCCAGGACCACTTTATACTTTAATTCTTTTCTGCCTTCAGTGATACGTGACTGGAACCTCTTACAAGATAGTGTTCGTAATTTAACAACATTATCTTCTTTTAAAGATTACTTGAATAAAGATATTCGCCGCATACCCAAATACTATTAAGTCGGAACAAGGAAGCTCCAAGTTCTTCACACAAGATTACGGACTAAATGCAGTGCACTCAATCATCATCTATTTCTTAGAAATATATCACCCACGCCTCTTTGTCAATGCGGCCAGATGGAGACGAATGCCCATTATCTATTAGAATGTACCTTATACACAGACTGTCGCCAAAAACTTTTCAATAACGTTCAGAACTACGATATCGACGAAAACCTTCTTCTTTATGGAAACACTTCTTTAGCGGACGAGGATAATGTCATTATTTTCACAAATGTACACTGTTACATAGCTGAAAGTAAGAGATTCTTGTAAATTTTTCTGAACCTCAACGAGACACTATTTTACCcccttgttatattttatgttctcTAATTCTAGAAAATTTAATGAACTACTTCTAACTTCTCTACTCTCATTAGCGCTCATATTGTTGTTCCAGAAACATGATTATTTGATATACTAGACTACATTCCCATAGATATTATATTTAAAGCTTCACTGTACTTTTGCGAAACAATAATTTACCTGTCCATTTtaggagaagaactctataagacttgtctttcgttctaatccttttcatctactgtacatgtaatgtttgtatttcaatataattttgtatatttttgggaagaaaatatgtttaaaccaaaatgtcgcttcgtattgtcgagtgtcacttcgcgtgtcgtgtatcgtttggaattgtcgcgcgttgACCCTCACCCAAACCTGCGACACACGACGTACGATACGACAttaggaaaatgtcgcttcgtgttgtcgagcgtcgtttgagattatcgcatgtcgtttgataatgtcgccatCGCGTTTGCacggtcgacacacgacaacgcgaagtgacatcgcgacattacggagtgacatagcgacaatgcgatatgacgctcgacaacgcgaaatgacatcgcgatatatcgtgcttttgaaaggcgacatttctaagtggatatcgcgacattgtcgtttgggattgtcgccgtcgtttgcgattgtcgggtgtcacttcgtaatgtcgctatgtcacttcgcgttgtcgtgtgtcgaccccaccaacgcgacggcgacattataaatggccccaacaggattccgtacaaaTGCACGTTTAGGACCgcgaaatacattttttttattgaaagtgCTCGGTAATTTTGATTTTCCCGCCATGAATCGGATGTTGCCGCATTACTTCCCTTTCCGTGtgtgttatttataaacaatatgtCATAATTATATACGTGCATGTCTGTGTGTAGTAATAGATAATCACTGGTGTGTACATATACACACTCgttctaaatgtaaacaaattgaGCCGGATATTGAACATAAAAGCTATGTTTCTATTCAGGTGAAGCGCTGCATGTCTCAAAAACAGGTAAGTTTATTTTGATACGCATGTATGGATTAACATTTTTCTGCTTCTTCATATAATTTTCTTGTGTGACTGTTatatttaaactgttttatttaaacTGCATGACAGGGAGAACTGCATGACAGGTGCTGGTAGGTAATCTACAGTTCGAATACGATACGGATGTGACAGGTAAATCTACGTACAGTTTACATATGATACATTACCGTAGTAAGTCTACCCATACAGTATTTATATTAATTAGATCTAATGCTGATTCATTTCGTCGTACAAAATTATCATTGTTATTGATCAGATGATCCGATCAGTTTAGTTTATCATCTAGATACCATAGCCGTACTGTACAGCGTCTCACAATTAGTTTGTATTATGATATAGTTATTTTCTGCCATAATATTATGTTCTTAAAAATTCATTTTAGGATAACACTCAGTACTGTACActgtatttttctttcatttttctgtacACAGTGGGATATAAATTACCTGAAAGTGTCAATTTCATTAAGACCTTCCATATAAGCTGGGTGGATATTGTGTGTAATTGAGGATTGAACCGCCATGGGTTACGGTCAAGGACATGGGTTTGGTACGGGGATGGCACGTGGGAAGACCGAGAGGGTAGCCGTTCCAGCGATGCCGATGCCTCTGGCAATACTTTGTTGTGTACTCAACTTTCTGATACCTGGTCTTGGTAAGCTGGTATTGCTCTTGTAGAAAGTAAATGACGGCAGTATGCATTTCCAGTATACCGTCCgtgaaccgagcctgcaacatttttgtcgtgttgagcgtcGAGTTTCCACTTGTATTTGATAGTACTAGCCAGTTGCATAGTGTCTGGTTGATGTACAGTATTTAATTGTTGAATGTTGTTCTGCTACAAATGAAGTTACAGTTATCTGTAGCCTAGGAATATTGAAATGCGTTTTATATGCTTGGGAAAATCGATTTAAATTCCCTATGCTATCATAATAAATTGTCTGTAAATTATCTTCAGTAATAGCCTTTGTAATATTGATTGAAGTTCTCCTtaattaaaagacaaaatttatgTCATTAGAAGGAGTTTCACAAGTTGCCATTGACGACGAATGCCATGAAATGGGATAGAACATACGACCCTGGGCACCAGCTTATTGTGTCCGAgcatttatatatgtaaaataaactgCTTACATTTTTTGTATCGGGCATCTTCGATCATTGCtgatctcgcctcctacaagtttccGGCATTTGTGTTGGTAAAGGGACATCACATTCTGGTCCGGTAATTATATTCTATATTAATGAGTAAATAAACTTCTAACATGTACCTTGTAGCTTAAGTTGGCATCAAACCATAAAATTAATATCATTGTAATAACTCTCCCACAGGTACGATGCTAGCGGGtctcagtgtgtgttgttgctcGAGAAATGAGGATATGTCGGCGGGGTCACGGGTTGGAAGTTGTTGTATCAGTTTTGCTATAGGGCTTCTACAACTTCTATTGACAGCTCTATTGTTACTGGGCTGGATATGGAGCTGTGTGTGGGGTGTTTTCTTTCTGGGCATGTCAGGTAAGAAGGTTATGATCATTTGTATGTTAGGGTATTGGATCCGTAAACGGTGAttatttagaggttaatacacgTCGGCCGgcccgggaggtgataatcggtaTGCGAGCACCTTGCTTTACGGGGAACACGTCAACCAACAGAAAATTCCGTCAACTTTGAAAGAATCTACTTGATCTTGGTCATACTTTCATCATGACTTGTACATGCTCATATGAAATTTCAAACTATACTTTATTTACAGTTTATACTTTTTCATACAATAATGTGTACTGTACGTGTTAGACATTTTAGTACAACAGACGCACGATGACCCTGCCTTTAGTCGGTATTCCGCAATTTCGTTTCGTGTTAATTATGccatttgtttgttgttgtttttcgttCCTACCAGATGTCATGCTAGTTTTAACTAGCTTAATTGTAACGCTGCCAATTGTAACTAATGCATTTAGCACGAAATATATTTCTGGCATCAAAATCATAATTACGCCGGAGTAAAATATTAGGTAAATGACctttttattttgtacatgtaaaccTCATCAGACGATTTATGAAAATTACTTGGAGGACTAAATTTGTTGTTGTGGGTAGGGAATGCTAATTGCTTGAGCCAGTTTGTGAATATTAAATTGTAATGTATGTACTTTACGCAGAAATGATAAATTTGTTTATACTTTCAGCCGAGTATTATCATGATAACCCACCAGAGGGCGGTACAGTACTCCGACCGGGTGGAACTCAGAGCACTGTTGTCGTGCAGCCGGGAAGCGCTGGGTACCAGTATGGCTATCCGGCTTCTCAACCGGTGCAGCCTTACACGGGGGGATACAGTCCACAACAACCACAGCAAGGATACCCGCCACCTCAGCAACAAGGCTATCCACCACCTCAACAAGGTTACGCGCCACCTCAACAACAGGGATACCCACCACCCCAGCAACAAGGCTACCCGCAGTCATCTGGATACGGAGAGGCGCCACCTCCTTATACTGAATCAGAAACCACGCCGTCGGCGCCTCCGGAACACAAAATGAAATTGAATTAGTTTTTTGAAAGAAGGACAAAGGGTAAAACGACATTTAGCATTTAATTTCAGCTCGTTAAAAACccattttagtttgttttgtttttttttgttatttgataacAGTTTATTGTCGTAATAGATTTTGTCTTACAAGTTAAGTTTTTTACTCCCGAAGATTTAAATGTTTCGGGAACAAGCTATCTGAATGCTAAAATAGGCAGTGTTTGGATAACAATACATGTACCTATGACTATGGTGACTGATACATATTTCATACAAGATCATGTATTTATAATTCAGCTGGCGTTACTATTTATTATGTTTCTATggttacataaaacaaaatggcgtatAATGAATCTATTAACTTAACAAATTAAAGAATATTGAACGAAAGTTTTTCAGTGAAAATAAGAGAAACTCTTTTGCCCACCAAAACTATCAAAAGCGAGTCCGTGACGTCAGTAACACTGTTGATTGTCCGCCAATTTCTGAAATTCCAATCTTTTTCAAATACGATCTGATTTTGAAATCTCAGTCAGGTTTATCAATGAATGGAAGAGGACTTGTAAACAATTTCAACCTGTTATTagggttttatttcattttgataaaatgtttaaggTTTTGACAATGCGTTGAGTTCTTCTGAGGTTTAGAATGGTTGTGTGTAAATGTAAAATCTTCACTTAAAACTAGATATAGCagaaaattttacatttcaatgTTGAAATTTCTGACGTTATCAATGATTGATAATTCCGGATCAgtctttttctgtttaaattcaGTTGGCCTTATTTTAAAACTGCACTCATTTAGAACACGTTTGATACTTCAGAGTAGTTTTCCCGTAATTACATGCTGAGCGCATTGTCACTTGCTGATGCCAGATAGGGTTGTATTATGATTTTGCCAGAATGTATGACAAACTATAGTGTTGAGATAGTGGGCCCGTTtaacgtcacggcgatctctccttaCATGTTGTTAAATTGAATAGTTTCGTGCTGAGGACGAGGAATGTGCACTAGAGAACAAGTTGACGCAATGCTAGTTGGTACATGTATCCATACTAAGTGCTGTGGTATGGCAACGTTTTTAATAGTTTACTGTTTCAGAGATTCAGTCATTAGATTGGTGCACACAATACGGGCATTCGTGAATATCTTTAAATATGTTGGTAATAAGCCttgataatgtgttagaatcgaaataatatatctcaaagaTTGATttcctcttgaataaaatcattgtcgtttagatgcgtattattatatcactcggactGCGCCATTCTgctataattccttcgcatctgaaatccaaacaaagattttattcaacgaTATTTGatctatttcttatttctatatagataACACgagttttctatattttttttcttatttgccTGAACATGACAGGAATTGTTACACAAAACGATAGTACTAGCAAGCCTCCAAGTGGTTTGTTGCCTGGTTtttcacggttcagagttcagttGCGCATGaactgaaccacgagggcgtaAGCCGGAGCAGTTAAATATCTAAGTATGGTCAGTTACACGATAAGCAACaaaaaggccttgattatttcattcattcaaatattttgataataagtTCGTCATAATGTTTTTACCAGTACACGCGTCGTTTATTGCGGAATATACATAGCTTTGTCTACTTCTTTGTTGAAGTGATAATCAAATCAAGTCCCGTTAGAATCTGTTGTTTACCAGGAATTTGGTGTATATCGGGTCAGCGCTTAACGTCTCTTGACCAATAATTGATGCCGGAATCTTGTAACAGGCAAACTAAGGGTATACAATATAACTTCGAGTAAAATATGCca includes these proteins:
- the LOC128548009 gene encoding protein SPEC3-like; the protein is MGYGQGHGFGTGMARGKTERVAVPAMPMPLAILCCVLNFLIPGLGTMLAGLSVCCCSRNEDMSAGSRVGSCCISFAIGLLQLLLTALLLLGWIWSCVWGVFFLGMSAEYYHDNPPEGGTVLRPGGTQSTVVVQPGSAGYQYGYPASQPVQPYTGGYSPQQPQQGYPPPQQQGYPPPQQGYAPPQQQGYPPPQQQGYPQSSGYGEAPPPYTESETTPSAPPEHKMKLN